The proteins below are encoded in one region of Chryseobacterium wanjuense:
- a CDS encoding gliding motility lipoprotein GldH, with product MRKILGLFSLILFFSCNSSSEGEVIMNSVDNKWNKKSEQKYNLEISDPQNPKNIIFVVRNNNEYPYSNLRFIVNFTDLQSKKKQTDTLNYVLAKPNGEWLGTGFGDTKEILFQYKLNYKFPAKGKYEIGLKQAMRNDNLPGIEDIGVKIETAKP from the coding sequence ATGCGTAAAATTTTAGGATTATTCTCACTTATCCTCTTCTTTAGCTGTAATTCTTCTTCGGAAGGAGAAGTTATCATGAATTCCGTTGATAATAAATGGAATAAGAAAAGTGAACAAAAATATAATCTTGAAATTTCGGATCCGCAAAATCCTAAAAATATTATATTTGTTGTAAGAAATAACAATGAATATCCTTACAGTAATCTTAGGTTTATTGTAAATTTCACCGACCTTCAGAGCAAGAAAAAGCAGACAGACACGTTAAATTATGTGCTGGCAAAACCGAATGGAGAATGGCTTGGTACAGGATTTGGTGACACGAAGGAGATTTTATTTCAGTATAAACTGAACTACAAGTTTCCGGCAAAAGGGAAGTATGAAATCGGCCTAAAACAGGCTATGAGAAACGACAACCTTCCGGGAATCGAAGACATTGGAGTAAAAATAGAAACGGCTAAACCGTAA
- a CDS encoding penicillin-binding protein 1A, whose product MEENKQNAGSKGKTFPLPPKKKNTAWKKWVKIIWVGFIALVLGISGLFFAVSQGFLGEMPDVKELENPDIYVASEIYSSDGILLGKFEKEKTQPIIYKDLPPYLVYALQAKEDERFKEHSGIDLQSVARAVVYGGGRGGGSTITQQLAKLLFTGGASQNKMQRAFQKLKEWVVAVSLEKRYTKEEIVTLYFNKFDFLYNANGIEMASRVYFNKTTSQLTLPEAAMFVAMLENPVKNNPMRNPERAKARRDVVLDQMLKTGYIDQATFDKAISTPITLDYHPIKNINDDYSAYYKFYLKKEIDAYLKDYEKENGKKLNLYKDGLKIYVTLDSKMQKYAEEAIREHLTDLQKRFDAEQRGRKNRPFYYLNDKQINSLMLQAMKRTGRYKQLKAAGVSEDSIMLEFKKPIKTSRFTWAGEEEVEMSPWDSIRYHKQIAQAGLMSMVPGTGEIKAWVGGIDWQHFQYDHIKQGKRQVGSTFKPFVYATAIMKLGMTPCSVVSNASFNKGTYHVPGRGGMLTLKDALAHSQNPVALRLAEMTGTQSVIQTARDLGVTEEISTSLPMALGSSDITIYEMVGAYSTFANYGNYNKPEMIWRIEDANGRVIKEVNVEPKEVMNPMYAYTMIELMKGVAQYGTASGELGRKGISKDIEIAGKTGTTQNNSDGWFMGIVPKLATGAWVGWEDRATHFFGTGEGQGAKMALPIWAIFMKKVWADKTLGISPDDKFVKPSEWKDGCTNLKGLGAGYGDDGGLQTIDEIKNPKPVDPTPKNNSGKKEENVNENLNTGEEIDFNK is encoded by the coding sequence ATGGAAGAAAACAAACAAAACGCAGGAAGTAAGGGCAAGACATTTCCTCTTCCTCCCAAAAAGAAAAATACCGCTTGGAAAAAATGGGTCAAGATCATCTGGGTCGGATTCATTGCTTTAGTTTTAGGAATTTCAGGACTTTTCTTTGCTGTTTCTCAAGGTTTTCTTGGAGAAATGCCCGATGTGAAAGAACTTGAAAATCCGGACATTTATGTTGCCTCTGAAATCTACTCTTCAGACGGTATTTTATTAGGTAAGTTTGAAAAAGAAAAAACGCAGCCTATTATTTATAAAGATCTTCCGCCTTATCTTGTCTATGCTTTACAGGCAAAAGAAGATGAGCGTTTTAAAGAACATTCGGGAATCGATTTGCAATCTGTTGCCAGAGCTGTTGTTTATGGCGGAGGAAGAGGTGGTGGTTCTACCATTACCCAGCAGTTGGCCAAATTACTTTTTACGGGTGGTGCTTCTCAGAATAAAATGCAGAGAGCTTTCCAGAAATTAAAAGAATGGGTAGTTGCCGTAAGTCTTGAGAAAAGATATACAAAAGAAGAGATTGTTACCTTATATTTCAACAAGTTTGACTTTTTATACAATGCAAACGGGATTGAGATGGCATCCAGAGTGTACTTTAATAAAACAACCTCTCAACTCACGTTACCAGAAGCTGCAATGTTTGTGGCCATGCTGGAAAACCCGGTGAAAAACAACCCGATGAGAAACCCTGAAAGAGCAAAAGCAAGAAGGGACGTTGTGTTGGATCAGATGCTGAAAACGGGATATATCGATCAGGCCACTTTTGATAAAGCGATTTCTACTCCTATTACTTTAGATTATCATCCTATTAAAAATATTAATGATGATTATTCTGCTTACTATAAGTTTTATTTAAAGAAAGAAATCGACGCTTATCTTAAAGATTACGAAAAAGAAAACGGAAAAAAATTAAATCTTTACAAAGACGGTTTAAAAATATATGTGACTCTTGATTCTAAAATGCAGAAATACGCTGAAGAAGCGATCAGAGAACACTTAACAGACCTTCAGAAAAGATTTGATGCAGAACAGAGAGGCAGAAAAAACAGACCTTTCTATTACCTGAACGATAAGCAGATTAACAGCTTGATGCTTCAGGCCATGAAAAGAACCGGCCGTTACAAACAGCTGAAAGCAGCAGGAGTTTCTGAAGATTCTATCATGCTGGAATTCAAAAAACCAATTAAAACATCTCGTTTTACTTGGGCTGGAGAAGAAGAAGTTGAAATGTCTCCTTGGGATTCCATCAGATATCATAAGCAAATTGCACAGGCAGGTCTCATGTCAATGGTTCCGGGAACCGGAGAGATCAAAGCATGGGTAGGAGGTATCGATTGGCAGCATTTCCAGTACGACCACATCAAACAAGGAAAGAGACAGGTAGGATCTACATTCAAGCCTTTCGTATATGCTACAGCGATTATGAAATTAGGAATGACACCTTGTTCCGTAGTTTCAAATGCAAGCTTTAATAAAGGAACATATCACGTGCCGGGAAGAGGAGGAATGCTTACGTTGAAAGATGCATTAGCACACTCTCAAAACCCTGTTGCTCTACGTCTTGCTGAAATGACAGGAACACAAAGCGTTATCCAGACAGCAAGAGATTTGGGAGTAACAGAAGAAATTTCCACCAGCTTACCGATGGCTTTAGGTTCTTCAGATATTACAATCTACGAGATGGTAGGAGCTTACAGCACATTTGCCAACTATGGTAACTACAACAAACCGGAAATGATCTGGAGAATTGAAGATGCCAACGGTAGAGTAATTAAGGAAGTAAATGTAGAGCCGAAAGAAGTCATGAACCCGATGTACGCCTACACTATGATCGAATTGATGAAAGGTGTTGCACAATATGGTACCGCTTCCGGAGAGCTTGGAAGAAAAGGAATTTCTAAAGACATTGAAATTGCAGGTAAAACAGGTACGACGCAGAACAACTCAGACGGTTGGTTTATGGGTATCGTTCCGAAACTGGCTACAGGAGCCTGGGTTGGATGGGAAGACAGGGCAACCCACTTCTTTGGAACCGGTGAAGGTCAGGGTGCGAAAATGGCACTTCCTATTTGGGCGATCTTTATGAAAAAAGTTTGGGCAGACAAGACTCTGGGAATTTCACCTGATGATAAATTCGTAAAACCTTCGGAATGGAAAGACGGATGTACCAATCTTAAAGGACTGGGCGCCGGATACGGTGATGACGGAGGATTGCAGACGATCGATGAGATTAAAAATCCGAAACCGGTAGATCCGACTCCAAAAAACAATTCAGGTAAAAAAGAAGAGAACGTCAACGAAAACCTGAATACAGGGGAAGAAATTGATTTTAATAAATAA
- a CDS encoding protein adenylyltransferase SelO gives MNIENITQPFIKIFPGDFSGNPMQRTTPKVLFAAIAPVGFDQPELIAFNEKLSEEIGLGKFEEKDLDFLVGNKLPENIKTYSTAYAGHQFGNWAGQLGDGRAILAGEITNNKGEKTEIQWKGAGATPYSRHADGRAVLRSSVREYLMSEAMFHLGVPTTRALSLAFTGENVVRDMMYNGNPQDEKGAVVIRTAESFLRFGHFELMSAQREYKTLQELTDFTIKNYYPEITSEGTQKYKDFFESVCQRTADLMVEWYRVGFVHGVMNTDNMSILGLTIDYGPYSMMDEYNLNFTPNTTDLPGRRYAFGKQGQISQWNLWQLANALHPLIQDEKFLEVILNDYGSYFWESHDKMLCKKFGFDQLLTSDEKFFIEWQRLMQELQLDYTLFFNELEKYDDQKDLREQFENVSYTFLNDEKLSQLDNFIKTYHSRLERNIISREKSLELMRKTNPKFILRNYLLYQCIEEINEGKTDMLNKLTHALENPYEKIYPDFSVKRPSNYDDISGCSMLSCSS, from the coding sequence ATGAATATTGAAAACATCACACAACCTTTTATAAAAATATTTCCCGGAGATTTTTCCGGTAACCCGATGCAGAGAACAACTCCTAAGGTTTTATTTGCTGCGATTGCTCCCGTTGGTTTTGATCAGCCGGAATTAATTGCATTTAATGAAAAACTTTCAGAAGAAATCGGGCTTGGCAAATTTGAAGAAAAAGATCTTGATTTCTTGGTAGGCAACAAGCTTCCAGAAAATATTAAAACCTATTCCACCGCTTATGCCGGTCATCAGTTTGGAAACTGGGCAGGACAATTGGGCGACGGAAGAGCCATTCTTGCAGGAGAAATCACAAACAATAAAGGCGAAAAAACCGAAATCCAATGGAAAGGAGCCGGAGCAACACCCTACTCCAGACATGCGGATGGAAGGGCTGTTTTAAGGTCATCTGTTCGGGAATACCTCATGAGTGAAGCCATGTTTCATCTTGGTGTTCCGACGACCAGAGCTTTAAGTCTGGCTTTTACAGGAGAAAATGTAGTGAGAGATATGATGTACAACGGAAATCCGCAGGATGAAAAAGGTGCGGTGGTCATCAGAACGGCAGAAAGTTTTCTCAGATTCGGACATTTTGAATTGATGTCTGCTCAAAGAGAATACAAAACCTTACAGGAGTTAACTGATTTTACCATTAAAAATTATTATCCGGAAATCACATCGGAAGGGACACAGAAATACAAAGATTTTTTTGAAAGTGTTTGCCAGAGAACCGCCGATCTCATGGTTGAATGGTACAGAGTCGGATTCGTGCATGGTGTGATGAATACCGATAATATGTCGATTCTTGGTTTGACGATCGATTACGGACCTTATTCGATGATGGATGAGTACAATCTGAATTTTACTCCCAATACAACAGACCTTCCCGGAAGAAGATATGCCTTCGGAAAACAGGGGCAGATTTCCCAGTGGAACCTTTGGCAGCTCGCCAATGCACTTCATCCATTGATTCAGGATGAAAAATTTTTGGAAGTTATTTTAAATGATTATGGAAGCTATTTCTGGGAATCTCACGACAAAATGCTTTGCAAAAAATTCGGATTCGACCAGCTGCTGACGAGTGATGAAAAGTTTTTTATCGAATGGCAGAGATTGATGCAGGAACTTCAACTGGATTATACCTTATTTTTTAATGAACTTGAAAAATATGATGATCAAAAAGATTTGAGAGAGCAGTTTGAAAATGTTTCTTATACTTTTTTAAATGATGAAAAATTATCACAGCTCGATAATTTCATTAAAACCTACCATTCAAGATTGGAGAGAAATATTATTTCGAGGGAAAAATCTTTGGAGCTCATGAGAAAAACGAACCCAAAATTTATCTTAAGAAATTATCTTTTGTATCAATGCATCGAAGAAATTAATGAAGGAAAAACAGACATGCTGAACAAATTAACACATGCCTTAGAAAATCCGTACGAAAAAATTTATCCTGACTTTTCAGTAAAAAGACCTTCGAATTATGACGATATTTCGGGATGTTCGATGCTTTCCTGCAGTTCTTAA
- a CDS encoding DUF6080 domain-containing protein, which translates to MSKFKTKFIYFFKLIFPATGIELIVFLFFLVCYGYLGSYIAIHYKIIFDNRIPWDAYFSFDNKSIVMSGGSFERHPFSYYFFNWIRELALLFSDGKMDGNFRFALAWMSNIAISLSVLQIFKYLKNIIGLPLILNLLLILFFGSFSTTLLLSFTPENFTYTLFLLALFHHYSAIKLKKEEKIPALALAFSGIAIGGITITNIAKIFIPVAFEKDVFKSWKKFGNAVFRTIFTVVCFVSIYLYRIDFKYKNIFNKTNEQYEKFSNVKSTPTWDMILSYFFGGNILFSNFIIRDKHNMQGFNYKGLVMDVYSSVVPYIFIGVLLVLIFWSYFKNFKNKLVQVIMISFLVDIVIHCIMKFGLHTSYIYGGHFVFVYPLLLGWLFYSYRQSPKILSLLTAVFCILFAYLVSNNYLRMTEFFWFMDKYY; encoded by the coding sequence GTGTCAAAGTTCAAAACAAAATTTATCTATTTTTTTAAGCTTATTTTCCCGGCAACCGGAATAGAATTGATCGTTTTTCTTTTCTTTTTGGTTTGTTATGGATATTTGGGATCTTATATTGCCATTCATTACAAGATTATTTTTGACAACAGGATACCTTGGGATGCTTATTTCAGTTTTGACAATAAATCGATCGTCATGTCCGGAGGAAGTTTCGAAAGACATCCTTTTTCCTATTATTTTTTCAATTGGATCCGGGAACTTGCTTTACTTTTTTCCGACGGGAAAATGGATGGCAATTTCAGGTTTGCTTTAGCCTGGATGAGTAATATTGCAATAAGTCTGAGTGTTCTTCAGATTTTTAAATACTTAAAAAACATTATTGGGCTTCCGTTAATTCTCAATTTATTATTGATTTTATTTTTCGGATCATTTTCAACGACCCTTTTACTTTCATTCACCCCCGAAAACTTCACTTACACCCTATTTTTATTGGCATTATTTCATCATTATTCGGCCATAAAACTAAAAAAAGAAGAGAAAATACCCGCATTGGCACTGGCTTTTTCCGGAATTGCCATCGGAGGAATAACGATTACCAATATTGCAAAAATTTTCATTCCTGTGGCTTTTGAAAAAGATGTATTTAAAAGCTGGAAAAAATTCGGAAATGCTGTTTTCAGGACAATTTTTACCGTTGTATGTTTCGTTTCGATCTATCTCTACCGAATTGATTTTAAGTATAAAAATATTTTCAATAAAACCAATGAACAGTACGAAAAATTTTCTAACGTAAAATCTACTCCCACCTGGGATATGATTCTTTCTTACTTTTTTGGAGGAAATATTTTATTTTCAAATTTCATCATCCGGGACAAGCACAATATGCAGGGTTTTAATTATAAAGGTCTGGTGATGGATGTTTATTCATCGGTTGTACCTTATATTTTTATTGGAGTTTTACTTGTTCTTATTTTTTGGAGTTATTTTAAAAATTTTAAAAACAAACTGGTTCAGGTCATCATGATTTCATTTTTGGTGGATATTGTTATCCATTGCATCATGAAATTTGGACTGCATACTTCTTACATTTACGGAGGACACTTCGTTTTTGTCTATCCGCTGCTTTTAGGATGGCTGTTTTATTCTTACAGACAATCACCTAAAATATTGAGTTTGCTGACTGCTGTTTTCTGCATTTTATTCGCTTATTTGGTCTCCAATAATTATCTCAGAATGACAGAATTTTTCTGGTTTATGGATAAATATTATTAA
- a CDS encoding sporulation protein, with protein MRNLIKIISVLSLFGFYNIDAQQIVKKDTLAGTELVMTMDSKVNGALESLEEKCSRTSGSTSYRDNDEDNTSTKPTKIYVPNRELTNAEICRKNPRILGYKIQITTVKSNEEANEVKSYFRKRFPNLKVETDASLRPNYKILAGSYFTKQSAASDLAKVREYFKSAIAVQYRIFCAEAK; from the coding sequence ATGAGAAATTTAATCAAAATAATTTCGGTATTATCACTATTTGGGTTTTATAATATTGATGCTCAGCAGATTGTAAAAAAAGATACATTGGCTGGAACAGAACTCGTAATGACTATGGATTCTAAGGTAAACGGTGCCCTGGAAAGCCTTGAGGAGAAATGCTCAAGAACGTCTGGCAGTACGTCTTACAGAGATAATGATGAAGATAATACTTCTACAAAACCGACCAAAATTTACGTTCCGAACAGGGAATTGACGAATGCGGAGATTTGTAGAAAAAATCCAAGAATTTTGGGATACAAAATTCAAATCACAACAGTAAAAAGTAATGAAGAGGCGAATGAAGTGAAGTCATATTTCAGAAAAAGATTCCCAAATCTGAAGGTTGAAACAGATGCTTCCCTAAGACCGAACTACAAAATTCTTGCTGGAAGTTACTTTACGAAGCAAAGTGCAGCGTCTGATTTGGCAAAAGTTCGCGAATATTTTAAATCGGCAATTGCTGTACAATACAGAATTTTCTGTGCAGAGGCAAAATAA